One segment of Candidatus Hydrogenedentota bacterium DNA contains the following:
- a CDS encoding dihydroorotase, producing MTLVIKNGDVIDPASKTSMPLDILIEGEHIARIGKDLSGDELFDASGCVVCPGLVDIHVHFREPGFESKETIASGSRAAARGGFTSVVTMPNTQPPIDNGGMVEFVNRRARETACIKIWPAAAATKGRAGAEMTEMAELKAVGAVAVTDDGDDIASSRVLRRCLEYADMCGLTYLGHCEDASLVEGGAMNAGLNSTKLGLSGMPKAMEEIAVDRLMRLAEMTKSKVHVCHVSSAGSVEIVRRAKARGIRVTCETAPHYWTLTDDAVTTFNTNAKMNPPLREEEDVAAIKTGIKDGTIDCIATDHAPHTPTEKDVEFDYAPFGIVGLETSLGLVITELVEP from the coding sequence ATGACTCTCGTCATCAAGAACGGAGATGTGATTGACCCGGCCTCGAAGACATCGATGCCGCTGGACATCTTGATCGAAGGGGAACACATCGCCCGAATCGGCAAAGACCTGAGCGGCGACGAGCTCTTCGACGCGTCCGGGTGCGTCGTATGCCCTGGACTGGTAGATATCCATGTCCATTTTCGCGAACCGGGTTTCGAGTCGAAAGAGACCATCGCCTCGGGAAGCCGCGCGGCCGCGCGCGGCGGGTTCACTTCGGTGGTTACGATGCCCAACACGCAACCGCCCATCGACAACGGCGGGATGGTCGAGTTCGTTAACCGCCGCGCCCGCGAAACGGCCTGCATCAAGATCTGGCCGGCTGCCGCCGCCACCAAAGGCCGTGCGGGCGCCGAGATGACCGAAATGGCCGAACTCAAGGCCGTCGGGGCCGTCGCGGTCACCGACGACGGCGACGACATCGCTTCCAGCCGCGTATTGCGGCGATGCCTCGAATACGCCGACATGTGCGGCCTGACCTACCTCGGTCATTGCGAGGACGCATCGCTGGTCGAGGGCGGCGCCATGAACGCCGGGCTCAATTCGACCAAACTGGGCCTGTCGGGCATGCCCAAGGCGATGGAAGAGATCGCCGTCGACCGTCTCATGCGGCTTGCCGAGATGACCAAGTCAAAGGTTCATGTCTGCCACGTGAGCAGCGCGGGAAGCGTCGAGATCGTGCGGCGGGCCAAAGCGCGCGGCATTCGCGTCACTTGCGAAACCGCTCCGCACTATTGGACTCTCACCGATGACGCCGTCACGACCTTCAATACCAACGCCAAGATGAATCCTCCCCTGCGCGAAGAAGAGGACGTGGCAGCGATCAAAACAGGAATCAAGGACGGCACGATCGATTGCATCGCAACGGATCACGCCCCGCACACGCCGACCGAAAAGGACGTCGAGTTCGATTACGCCCCCTTCGGCATCGTGGGGCTCGAAACCTCGTTGGGACTTGTCATCACGGAGCTGGTTGAACC
- a CDS encoding aspartate carbamoyltransferase catalytic subunit produces the protein MTTATENEQRVWTRKDLIGLEDLSRDELEMILDTAPQFLAVSQRESGIKKVPVLQGRLVVNWFYEPSTRTRTSFELAAKRLSADTLTMNADVSSSKKGETLHDTLYNIEAMHTDIVVIRHSAAGAPRILAERHSSHIINAGDGAHEHPTQGLLDAFTIRQHVRRTRDDPQAGLDGLRVAIIGDIAHSRVARSNVWGLTKLGASVVLCGPRTLLPGAFSKLGADVTSDLCEAIEGADVIYLLRIQLERQGKCLFPSIREYIRLFRIDNESLKAAKKDVLIMHPGPINRDVELSTEVADGPRNVILEQVTNGVAVRMAVMHLLVNKPRVAV, from the coding sequence ATGACCACCGCGACCGAGAACGAGCAGCGCGTGTGGACGCGCAAGGACCTCATCGGCCTCGAGGACCTGTCGCGGGACGAACTCGAGATGATCCTCGACACCGCCCCGCAGTTTCTGGCGGTATCCCAGCGCGAGAGCGGCATCAAGAAGGTTCCGGTGCTTCAGGGCCGCCTCGTCGTCAACTGGTTCTACGAACCCAGCACGCGGACCCGCACCTCGTTCGAACTCGCCGCCAAACGGCTCAGCGCCGACACGCTCACCATGAACGCGGACGTCTCGAGTTCCAAGAAAGGCGAGACGCTCCACGACACCCTGTACAACATCGAGGCCATGCATACGGATATCGTTGTTATCCGACACAGCGCCGCCGGCGCGCCCCGCATTCTCGCCGAACGCCATTCGAGCCACATCATCAACGCCGGCGACGGCGCGCACGAGCACCCTACGCAGGGGTTGCTGGACGCATTCACGATTCGCCAGCATGTGCGCAGGACGCGCGACGACCCGCAAGCGGGTCTTGACGGTCTCCGGGTGGCCATCATCGGCGACATCGCCCACAGCCGCGTCGCGCGCAGTAATGTGTGGGGGCTTACGAAACTGGGCGCGAGCGTGGTGCTGTGCGGGCCGCGGACCCTACTGCCGGGAGCGTTCTCGAAACTGGGCGCCGACGTCACGTCGGACTTGTGCGAAGCCATTGAAGGGGCTGACGTGATTTATCTGCTGCGTATCCAGCTGGAGCGGCAGGGCAAGTGCCTGTTTCCAAGCATCCGGGAGTACATCCGGCTTTTCCGCATTGACAATGAATCGCTCAAGGCCGCCAAGAAAGACGTCCTGATCATGCATCCCGGCCCGATCAACCGCGACGTTGAACTGTCGACTGAAGTGGCTGACGGGCCGCGGAACGTGATTCTCGAGCAAGTGACGAACGGAGTGGCGGTGCGTATGGCAGTGATGCATTTGCTGGTCAATAAACCCAGGGTGGCTGTTTAG
- the pyrR gene encoding bifunctional pyr operon transcriptional regulator/uracil phosphoribosyltransferase PyrR, with the protein MSEADYPPETTVVMDHEAIEAALRRLAQEITAAYDSLANVALLGILSRGRPLADRLANYIEAMTGTRLRVGSLATTLYRDDLRSGRVPATVGNETHFDFDVDGMTVILVDDVIAAGRTIRAALDEVMDYGRPQCIQLACLVDRGHRELPIQPDYLGWALATAPDEHVAVRIEEIDGEDAVLLERGAGNETGGGEE; encoded by the coding sequence ATGAGCGAAGCAGACTACCCTCCTGAGACCACGGTGGTGATGGACCACGAGGCCATCGAGGCGGCCCTGCGCCGGCTGGCCCAGGAAATCACGGCGGCATACGATTCCCTGGCCAACGTGGCGCTTCTCGGCATCCTGAGCCGCGGCCGGCCTCTCGCGGACCGGCTCGCGAACTACATCGAGGCCATGACGGGCACGCGTTTGCGCGTGGGCTCGCTTGCCACCACCCTGTACCGCGACGACCTCCGTAGCGGGCGCGTCCCCGCAACGGTCGGCAATGAAACCCACTTTGATTTTGACGTTGACGGCATGACGGTGATTCTGGTTGACGACGTTATCGCGGCGGGACGCACGATCCGGGCGGCGCTCGATGAGGTGATGGATTACGGACGTCCCCAGTGCATCCAGCTGGCTTGCCTGGTTGACCGCGGCCATCGCGAGCTGCCGATTCAACCCGATTACCTGGGCTGGGCCCTCGCCACGGCTCCGGACGAGCACGTAGCCGTGCGGATCGAGGAGATCGACGGCGAAGACGCCGTCCTTCTTGAGCGGGGCGCGGGGAATGAAACGGGCGGAGGGGAAGAGTAA
- a CDS encoding HU family DNA-binding protein, with amino-acid sequence MSGKKPMTKAQIVTALADKTGLTKKDVAAVLEEIKEIAYREAKTGFTLPGLGKLVVVNRKARTGRNPATGETIKIPAKKVLKFRIAKAAKDAIAPKK; translated from the coding sequence ATGTCAGGAAAGAAGCCCATGACCAAAGCGCAGATCGTGACGGCGCTGGCCGACAAGACCGGCCTGACCAAGAAGGATGTCGCCGCTGTCCTCGAGGAGATAAAGGAAATCGCGTACAGAGAAGCCAAGACCGGGTTCACCCTTCCGGGACTGGGCAAGCTCGTGGTCGTGAATCGCAAAGCCCGTACCGGCCGCAATCCGGCTACCGGCGAAACCATCAAGATCCCTGCGAAGAAGGTCTTGAAGTTCCGCATTGCCAAGGCCGCCAAGGACGCGATCGCCCCGAAGAAGTAG
- a CDS encoding metallophosphoesterase family protein produces the protein MYLAVFCAVRGNLPALRAILEALEQRGIETVFNGGNSVGAYPWPDEVIACIRQAHIPTVQGIDDRTTARLLRSSEKLLLKMPEDTRRGLEWTYAHTGSANIEWLGTLPKQRRFTLEGLDILLCHGAPTGMKERLTPDTSPDVFNRQREAANARLILCGGSEAPFSRLVEDSLFVCPGAATGPSGARYAVVDTESAPWTATFHETPYDTGLVLRRLEEAGLAAKES, from the coding sequence ATGTATTTGGCGGTTTTTTGCGCGGTCCGGGGCAACTTGCCCGCATTGCGCGCTATCCTCGAGGCCCTCGAACAGCGCGGAATCGAAACCGTTTTCAACGGGGGCAACTCCGTCGGCGCCTATCCGTGGCCCGATGAAGTCATCGCGTGCATCCGGCAAGCGCACATTCCCACCGTCCAGGGCATTGACGATCGCACGACGGCCCGCCTCTTGCGCAGCAGTGAAAAGCTGCTGCTCAAAATGCCCGAAGACACGCGGCGCGGCCTGGAATGGACGTACGCCCACACCGGCAGCGCGAACATCGAATGGCTGGGCACCTTGCCGAAGCAGCGCCGCTTCACTCTCGAGGGACTCGACATACTGTTGTGTCATGGCGCGCCGACCGGGATGAAAGAGCGGCTGACCCCCGATACGTCTCCGGATGTCTTCAACCGTCAGCGCGAGGCGGCCAACGCGCGTCTGATCCTGTGCGGGGGTTCTGAAGCGCCTTTTTCACGCCTCGTTGAAGACAGCCTCTTCGTGTGCCCCGGCGCGGCCACGGGACCGTCGGGCGCGCGCTACGCTGTCGTTGATACCGAATCCGCCCCCTGGACCGCTACCTTCCACGAGACGCCCTACGACACGGGCCTCGTGCTGCGCCGGCTCGAGGAGGCCGGCCTGGCAGCCAAGGAGTCCTGA